Below is a genomic region from Planctomycetia bacterium.
CGTGTCATCGTCGATGGCAGGAGCCGCTATTTGGCCGCCAAGCGGTTGGGTATCAAACGAGTCGCTGTGATCCGTGCGCCGCTGAATGGCGACGATCCCGTCATCTACATGCTGCGTGCGGCCACCAAACGCCGCCACTTGACCGACGACCAACGCGCTTGCCTCGCGCGGGAAGAAATGGAGATTCTGAGCCGGATCGCCACACGGGAACGCGCTCGACTGGGTGGACTGAACGGCGGCCGTGGCCGGACGAAGACCAGCGATAGCTTGCCGATCACAGCGGTCGGGAAGCAGTCGCGAACGAAGACTTCTCGCGGCACCGTGGCCGTGGCCTATCGCGTGTCTGAACGCCGCATCCGCGCCGCT
It encodes:
- a CDS encoding ParB N-terminal domain-containing protein, with protein sequence MKLVPLKFLRLHPDANRVPRMPPEQDAEFLADIAERGVRVPIEIIDGRVIVDGRSRYLAAKRLGIKRVAVIRAPLNGDDPVIYMLRAATKRRHLTDDQRACLAREEMEILSRIATRERARLGGLNGGRGRTKTSDSLPITAVGKQSRTKTSRGTVAVAYRVSERRIRAA